One Oryzias melastigma strain HK-1 unplaced genomic scaffold, ASM292280v2 sc04322, whole genome shotgun sequence genomic window, AGTTACAGATTATAAGTAATATATCAGTTTTAGACAACAAAGAATAACTGATGATGACATCAAAATAtgaatgttcctgttttattttttgactttaCCTGCACGGATCTGACACAGCCAGTCGTTGTAGCTTTCACAGTTGGCGTCGTTCCAGGATCCGTTCTCGTCCCAGCTGTAGATCTGCACTTCGGCGCAGGATTCTGCGTTGTTGTGGTTGTTTGGTTCTCCCTCCTGCCAGTGCTGAAAGTTTACCTgtgcaacaacaaaagaaagacgACAACCCTTTATATAATCCTGCATCAATCAGATGGAATTGTAGTGATTGAGCAGAGCGGTTGACTCACTGGGCTTCCGTCGCTCCACACATAACCAGTGTTTGGGTCCGCGATGTGAAGCCCGATCCACGCTTTCCCACCTCTGTTGTGGAGAGAAGATGTCATTCAAAGAGTTTTGGGGTTTCACCTTTTGGAGTTTGAGTTGCAGCAAATGTATTTACTCCATACAACTCTTTAAAAGCTTTGAGAATGTGATGTTTTCATCAATGTAAAGcttttgtgtgcagaaaaaaacagtataatgaATGTCCTCCA contains:
- the LOC112141780 gene encoding C-type lectin lectoxin-Thr1 is translated as MSIHSETDLISRRGGKAWIGLHIADPNTGYVWSDGSPVNFQHWQEGEPNNHNNAESCAEVQIYSWDENGSWNDANCESYNDWLCQIRA